In the Nicotiana tabacum cultivar K326 chromosome 16, ASM71507v2, whole genome shotgun sequence genome, one interval contains:
- the LOC142170296 gene encoding uncharacterized protein LOC142170296: MLKQIQVNIPLIEALKEMPGYAKMMKDLMSRKFDFQDLATVTLTQTCSAVVTRPVAKKLSDLGSFTIPCTIGNFAFAKALCDLGASINLMPLVIYKRLGIGRARHTSMLLQLADRTVKRPFGILDDVLIQVGKFVFPADFVILDCKVDKEIPIILGRPFLATGRALIDCETGELKMRLNDKEIIFNVQKSMRRPSEFSNYSLIDAVDVIVQSDDEVLTVEDPLAACLTNLEEVNGEELAEWVLALEGRGSWERNLEFEPLHLEKSETPPAKPSIKEPLKLELQPLLAHLRYLIEKKDSKPRLIRWVLLLQEFDLEIRDCKGTENQVADHLSRLEGAENAIEVEEILETFPDEQLLATTHQEAPWYADLANYLASDYVSKWVEDAVLPINDAKVVVGFLKKNIFTRFGTPRAIISDEGTHFCNRAFKKLLIKYDVRHKVATPYHPLTSGQVEVSNREIKSVLTKTMNATRTDWLEHKAWWALKQLNLDMEAAGTSRVTELHELEEFRYLAFESTRLYKERMKRLYDQNIVERNFKPGDMVFLYNSRLRLFPGKLKSRWSGPFRAVEVFQSGAVDVATDNDFRTFRVNGQRLNLYVGMSEPKERSELQLTEPRRTSKP; the protein is encoded by the exons ATGCTCAAGCAAATTCAGGTTAATATTCCattgattgaagctttaaaggaGATGCCTGGATACGCAAAAATGATGAAAGACTTAATGTCCCGGAAATTTGacttccaagacttggccacggTGACACTTACTCAGACGTGCAGTGCAGTGGTAACTAGACCTGTTGCTAAAAAGCTCTCTGATCTAGGGAGTTTTactattccatgcactattggaaACTTTGCTTTTGCGAAAGCACTCTGTGATTTAGGGGCCAGCattaatcttatgcccctggTCATTTACAAAAGGTTGGGCATTGGGAGAGCTAGACACAcctctatgttgttgcagctggctgacaggaCTGTGAAGCGTCCATTTGGGATCCTTGATGATGTACTTATTCAGGTGGGGAAATtcgtgttccctgcagattttgtgatattggatTGCAAAGTGGATAAAGAAATTCCTatcatcttaggaagaccattcttggccacagGGAGAGCTCTTATTGATTGTGAGACCGGGGAACTTAAGATGAGGCTCAATGACAAAGAGATTATATTCAATGTGCaaaaatctatgaggcgaccaagtgagTTCTCCAATTACTCTCTTATTGATGCCGTGGATGTAATCGTACAGTCTGATGATGAAGTGTTGACAGTTGAGGATCCCCTCGCTGCATGTTTGACGAATTTGGAGGAAGTGAATGGTGAGGAATTGGCGGAATGGGTGTTGGCACTGGAAGGTAGAGGGTCTTGGGAAAGAAATCTAGAGTTTGAGCCCCTACACTTAGAAAAGAGTGAgactcctccagctaagccatccaTTAAAGAACCACTGAAGCTGGAACTACAGCCATTGCTAgcccacctcag GtacttaatagaaaagaaagactcTAAGCCACGCTTGATTCGTTGGGTGTTGTTGCTGCAAGAGTTCGATCTTGAAATACGTGACTGCAAGGGCACTGAGAATCAAGTCGCTGATCAcctatcacgacttgagggagctgaaaatgCAATTGAAGTTGAGGAAATTCTGGAAACTTTTCCGGACGAGCAACTGCTCGCCACCACTCATCaggaagcgccatggtatgcagacttggCCAATTACCTGGCCAGTG ACTATGTGTCCAAGTGGGTGGAAGATGCAGTGTTGCCCATCAATGATGCGAAAGTGGTGGTGGGGTTtctaaagaagaacatattcacccgctTTGGGACACCACGTGCGATTATCAGCGACGAaggcactcacttctgcaatAGAGCCTTCAAGAAGTTGCTTATAAAATACGAtgtgcgccacaaggtggctactcCATACCACCCGCTGACTAGTGGACAGGTTGAGGtatccaacagggaaatcaagagtgtgTTAACGAAAACTATGaatgccacaagaactgattgg CTTGAGCATAAAGCGTGGTGGGCACTGAAACAACTAAACTTAGACATGGAAGCTGCGGGCACGTCAAGAGtcacagaattgcatgagctcgagGAGTTCAGgtatcttgcttttgagagcacaaggctGTATAAAGAGAGAATGAAGAGGCTATACGATCAGAACATTGTTGAGCGAAATTTCAAACCTGGGGACATGGTATTTCTATACAACTCAAGACTGAGATTGTTCCCGGGTAAGCTgaagtcacgatggtctggaccatttcgaGCAGTTGAAGTTTTCCAGTCAGGAGCGGTTGACGTTGCCACTGATAATGACTTtcgtacatttagagtcaatggtcagagATTGAATTTGTATGTGGGTATGAGCGAGCCCAAGGAAAGGTCTGAACTGCAGTTGACTGAACCACGGAGGACGAGCAAGCCTTAA